TACAAAATACTTAGCTATATCATTTGAAATACTGAATGTAGTTAAAGCTCCTCTTGTCATTAAGATATGTTTTCCTATATCAACTATGTCTAATAGTTTTGTAGGGTTCGAATCTAAATCAATAACATTTGCAGCTTCACGTGCTGCTTGCGTACCTGTATTCATTGCAACAGCAACATCAGCCTGGGCCAAAGCAGGAGCATCGTTTGTGCCATCACCAGTCATCGCAACCATCAAACCCTGAGATTGATACTCTCTAACAAGCCTTAATTTATCTTCTGGCTTTGCTTCAGCTAAAAAATCATCAACACCAGCTTCTGCTGCAATTGTAGCTGCCGTAAGTGGATTATCACCAGTTATCATAACGGTTTTTATACCCATTTTTCTAAGCTGGGCAAATCGTTCTTTAATACCTTTTTTTAGAATATCTTTTAAATTTACAACGCCTACTATATCATTATCTAAAGTAACAACTAGAGGCGTAGCACCCTGCTTTGATACTTTTTCGACAATAGATTCCAGATTGTCAGGAATTGTACCCCCATTTTCCAGTATATAAGCTTTTATTGATTCATAAGCACCTTTTCTATACTTGTGATTTTCAATATCTACACCACTCATTTTTGTACTTGCACTGAATGGTATGATTTTTGTTTCTTGTGAAAGCGACTGTGCTCTTAAATTATATTTTCTTTTTGCCAATACAACTATGCTTCTGCCTTCCGGTGTTTCATCACCGATAGAAGCATAAAGCGATATTTTGGCGCATTCTTCTTCTGTGTGGTTGCCAACAGGTATAAATTCTGCTGCTTGTCTGTTGCCAAGTGTAATTGTCCCAGTTTTGTCTAACAAAAGCACATTTACATCTCCAGCAGCTTCAACAGCTTTACCAGATAATGCCACTACATTTTTTCTAAATAACCTATCCATACCAGCAATACCAATTGCAGGCAAAAGAGCTGCAATTGTTGTTGGCGCAAGACATACAAATAATGCAATCAACACCACAAATGAAACAGGTTCTCCATGTCCTGAAGAATTAACGGCATATGTCGACAAAGCTCTGAGGTTAATAACAACAAGTAAAAATACAACGGTCAATGATACAAGTAATACTTCAAGCGCAATTTCATTTGGGGTTTTTCTGCGTTTTGCCCCTTCTACCATTGTAATCATTCTATCCAAAAATGTCTCGCCGGGGTTGGTAGTTATCTTTACTATAAT
This DNA window, taken from Desulfurella sp., encodes the following:
- the kdpB gene encoding potassium-transporting ATPase subunit KdpB encodes the protein MEQKKTTSIYNPELIKTALINALKKLNPMELKSNLVMLAVEIGSILTTIEFILEISGLKSGPYWFTGWVSLWLWFTVIFSNFAESLSESRGKARAESLKKTKTQITAHKLKEAKFDSEYTDIPSTQLKKDDLVLVKENELIPSDGEIVAGAALVNESAVTGESAPVIREAGGDRSAVTGGTKVVANSIIVKITTNPGETFLDRMITMVEGAKRRKTPNEIALEVLLVSLTVVFLLVVINLRALSTYAVNSSGHGEPVSFVVLIALFVCLAPTTIAALLPAIGIAGMDRLFRKNVVALSGKAVEAAGDVNVLLLDKTGTITLGNRQAAEFIPVGNHTEEECAKISLYASIGDETPEGRSIVVLAKRKYNLRAQSLSQETKIIPFSASTKMSGVDIENHKYRKGAYESIKAYILENGGTIPDNLESIVEKVSKQGATPLVVTLDNDIVGVVNLKDILKKGIKERFAQLRKMGIKTVMITGDNPLTAATIAAEAGVDDFLAEAKPEDKLRLVREYQSQGLMVAMTGDGTNDAPALAQADVAVAMNTGTQAAREAANVIDLDSNPTKLLDIVDIGKHILMTRGALTTFSISNDIAKYFVIIPAAVVAIYPQLNVLNILHLANPYLAILSAVIFNAIIIPLLTPLALKGVWYKPMPAEKLLIYNLLIYGGGGLVLPFLAIKLIYVILSIIH